One part of the Pecten maximus chromosome 1, xPecMax1.1, whole genome shotgun sequence genome encodes these proteins:
- the LOC117326926 gene encoding LOW QUALITY PROTEIN: chitinase-3-like protein 1 (The sequence of the model RefSeq protein was modified relative to this genomic sequence to represent the inferred CDS: deleted 1 base in 1 codon), with protein MFRLVCLVVVLAVATNAYRRVCYHSNWSQYRQSPAKFYPENIDASLCTHVIYAFATLNGNHLKAFEWNDESTAWSKGMYERFNAMKKQNPTVKTMLAVGGWNMGSAPFTRIAASDSSRRDFANDAVKFLRTHDFDGLDFDWEYPANRGSPPQDKQNFVSLVKTTREIFDADAQTSGKPRLILSAATGAGKSKIETAYDLPQLVKYLDMINLMTYDLHGSFEDHTGHNSPLKAGPLDKGDDATLNVEWAAHEYVRRGTPKSMLNVGMPLYGRSFTLSGSNTGLYAPARGGGTAGTYTRESGFLAYYEICKMSPGAQKHMIQGEEVPYLVKGNQWVGYDDKESLRKKVDFVKQEQYGGVMVWDLALDDFSGSCGEGKYPLLHAINDELTRGGSGAVATNAPVNTQPPVVTNAPQMTTRPPVVTAAPQTAAPQTQAPQTQAPQTNAPVTSAPLPPTSAPNVQHTVTTTNHFNCASQSTGFYPSPTDCSMYYICAGGAAFEVACTTGLQFNPSTLFCDWPRNVKCNANQTTSQPPALTQKPVVSMTTMSPGTNAPVTSKPLQTSQPVVTPQPTQPTSAPQTNAPAPTTAVPTSAPQTTNAPQQPNQPATNSNNVCLGKVDGYFLDHQDCGYFYQCAFGLAFHEPCPPGLAFNENIRACDYPINVPACATYTGRK; from the exons atgtTCAGACTCGTGTGCCTGGTGGTAGTATTGGCAG TGGCTACCAACGCCTACCGCCGTGTGTGTTACCATTCTAACTGGTCACAATACAGACAAAGCCCAGCTAAGTTCTACCCAGAGAACATCGACGCCAGTCTCTGTACCCATGTCATCTATGCATTTGCAACTCTCAACGGTAACCATTTAAAGGCATTCGAATGGAACGACGAGAGCACAGCATGGTCCAAAGGCAT GTACGAACGATTTAATGCAATGAAGAAACAGAACCCGACTGTAAAGACCATGCTAGCTGTAGGAGGCTGGAACATGGGATCTGCACCTTTCACAAGAATAGCAGCATCCGATTCAAGTCGCCGGGACTTTGCCAATGATGCAGTGAAATTCCTTCGAACACACGATTTTGACGGCCTTGATTTCGACTGGGAGTATCCGGCCAACAGAGGGAGCCCTCCACAAGACAAACAGAACTTTGTCTCTCTTGTTAAG ACAACACGTGAAATATTTGATGCAGACGCACAAACAAGTGGCAAACCCCGTTTGATACTCTCAGCAGCTACTGGAGCGGGCAAGTCTAAAATTGAAACGGCGTACGATCTGCCCCAGCTCGTGAA GTATTTGGATATGATTAACTTGATGACCTATGACCTTCATGGTTCGTTCGAGGACCACACTGGCCACAACAGTCCACTAAAGGCAGGTCCATTGGATAAGGGTGACGACGCCACCCTGAACGTG GAATGGGCTGCCCATGAATATGTGAGAAGAGGAACACCGAAGAGTATGCTAAACGTCGGAATGCCTCTATACGGTCGCTCCTTCACACTGAGTGGATCTAACACTGGTCTGTACGCTCCCGCCCGAGGAGGAGGCACTGCTGGGACGTATACCCGAGAGAGTGGATTTTTGGCATACTATGAG ATTTGTAAAATG TCCCCTGGCGCACAGAAGCATATGATACAAGGAGAGGAAGTACCATACCTCGTCAAGGGTAACCAGTGGGTAGGCTACGACGACAAGGAAAGTCTCCGTAAGAAG GTAGATTTTGTGAAACAAGAGCAATACGGTGGTGTTATGGTCTGGGATCTGGCCCTCGACGATTTCAGTGGATCATGTGGAGAAGGCAAATACCCGCTTTTGCACGCCATTAATGATGAATTGACAAGGGGCGGTTCAGGAGCGGTGGCAACAAA TGCACCCGTGAACACCCAGCCACCTGTGGTAACTAACGCGCCTCAAATGACAACTCGTCCTCCAGTGGTGACTGCTGCACCACAAACTGCAGCACCTCAAACTCAAGCACCCCAAACTCAAGCACCCCAAACTAACGCCCCAGTGACTTCTGCACCTCTGCCTCCAACGTCag CTCCAAACGTCCAACATACGGTAACTACAACAAATCACTTCAACTGTGCCTCTCAGAGCACTGGCTTTTACCCCAGTCCCACTGACTGTTCAATGTACTATATCTGTGCCGGTGGAGCCGCGTTTGAAGTGGCGTGTACAACCGGTCTTCAGTTTAATCCTTCAACATTGTTTTGTGATTGGCCAAGAAATGTCAAATGCAATGCAAATCAGACAACCTCGCAGCCACCTGCACTGACGCAGAAGCCAGTTGTATCCATGACGACGATGTCCCCTGGAACAAATGCACCAGTCACGAGTAAGCCGCTCCAAACCTCACAACCAGTTGTAACTCCTCAGCCTACACAACCGACCAGCGCACCACAAACCAACGCGCCAG CACCAACCACAGCAGTACCAACTTCAGCTCCTCAGACGACAAATGCCCCTCAGCAACCTAATCAGCCAG CGACTAACAGCAACAATGTCTGTCTTGGCAAGGTAGACGGATACTTTCTTGATCACCAAGACTGTGGATATTTCTACCAATGTGCCTTCGGCCTGGCCTTCCATGAACCCTGTCCCCCGGGTCTCGCCTTCAATGAAAATATTCGCGCATGTGATTACCCTATTAACGTGCCCGCATGTGCCACTTACACTGGGCGAAAataa